The DNA sequence CGTAGTAGTCGTTGGTCAGGCTGTCACGGCGCACGAAGGCTTCTTCGTAATTGAGCAATAGCGCTTCGTGGGCGGTGAAGAAACTGGTCTCGCGCAACTGCGGCGAGCTGTCCATGCCGCAGGCGCGCATGAACGCCAGGGTTTCGTCGATGCGGTTGGCCAGGTGGCTGTACTTTTCCGCCAGGGCTGAGTTGGCGATGAAGTCCAGGTTCCACTGGTGCACCTGGTGCAGGTCGGCGAATCCGCCCTGGGCGAAAGCGCGCAGCAGGTTCAAGGTGGCGGTGGACTGGTGATAGGACTGCAACAGCCGCTCAGGGTCCGGTACACGGTTTTTTTCGTCGAAGCCGATGCCGTTGACGATGTCGCCCCGGTAAGCCGGCAGGGTCACGCCATCAATGGTCTCATCGTTGGCCGAACGCGGCTTGGCGAACTGCCCGGCCATACGCCCGACCTTGACCACTGGGCAGCCAGCGGCAAAGGTCATGACGATGGCCATTTGCAGCAACACCTTGAACGTGTCGCGGATCTTCGCCGCGGAGAACTCGGCAAAGCTTTCGGCGCAGTCGCCGCCCTGGAGCAAGAAGGCCCGGCCCTGGGTGACCTCGGCGAACTGACGGCGCAACTCCCGGGCTTCACCGGCAAACACCAGGGGCGGATAGCTGGCCAGGGTCTGCTCTACCCGCAACAGGTGCGCCGCGTCGGGGTATTGGGGTTGTTGCTGGATCGGCAGGGCACGCCAGCTGTCAGGGCTCCAGGGTTGGCTCATCATGATCTCTAGGTGGTTTACGCTCGGACGGCCATGTTATCAGCAAATTAGTGCGTGACCTGTTTGCGTCGCTTCGCGGACAATCACGCCTTTGCCCCGCTTGCGCACAGGCTCAGCGCGCTGCCGCAGCGGTCCGGTGACCATCAGGAGATGAAATGACAGAGGAGCGCGTCGAGCATCTGCTCGCCGAGGTGCACGACGAGTTCGGCATGATCCGAGTGTTCGAAGTGGCCGACTACCGGTTTCTTGAGTTCGGCGATGCCATTGAGCAGAGCTGCGTGTTCACGGCCGATCCGAGCTGGCTCGAATACGATTACACCCGCGCCATGCTGATCGGTGCGTTGTGCCATGAGCAGCCGGAGAGCGCGCTGTTCCTGGGATTGGGAGCCGGTACGTTGACCCAGGCCTGCCTCAAGTTCCTGCCGCTGGAAGACGTCGAGGCTATCGAACTGCGTCCCGACGTGCCGCGCCTGGCCATCGAATACCTGGGGCTGGACGACGATCCGCGACTGTACATCCGCGTTGGCGATGCTTTGGAATTGCTTGAAACGGCGGAGCCGGCGGACCTGATTTTCGTCGACCTCTATACCGATGTGGGCCCTGGCGTCGGGCACCTGGCCTGGGGCTTCCTGGAAAACTGCCAGAAGCGCCTCAACCCGGGCGGCTGGCTGGTGATCAACCAATGGGCCACCGATGACGGCAAACCGTTGGGCGCGGCGCTGTTGCGCGGCTTGTACCACCGGCATTATTGGGAGCTGCCGGTGAAGGAGGGCAATGTGATCCTGATTGTGCCGGCGGACCTGGACCAGGAGCTGGACATGCAAGGACTGGTCGCCAGGGCCGAAGGGCTGGCGCCGCGCTTGGGGTATTCGTTGCAGTCACTGATCAAGGCGATCCGGCCGGCGACCTGATCAAAGGCCCCCAAAACCTTTTTACAAGTGAGTTCCCCTGTGGCGAGGGAGCTTGCTCCCGCTGGGTCGCGAAGCGGCCCCCTTCGATTTCAGATATCAACCCAGGCGTCTGCTTCGCAGCCGAGCGGGAGCAAGCTCCCTCGCCACAAGGGCAAAGTCGTCTGGAGATGAATCGTTTTAGCTGACTGCCCCAAGGCCTTCTGACAGCGAGCCCTGAACTGGGGCTCTGCGATAAAAAAAGCTCCCTTTTCGGGCGAATTCCGGTATAGTGCGCGCCGGCCTTTAGCCGGGCCGCGTCAAGGTAGCGCAATTCTCCGAAGTCAGCTTCGGTTGCATGTCCGCACAACGGATGCTTCCACGACGTTCTTTTTCATTCATTCGTTTTCGCAAATCCCCGCCGACAAAGCAGCCAGGGCGACTCTTGAGTCTCAACACGGCACGCGCAGCTTTGGAGCATGGGTCTTTGCGGATGCACTTAGAGGCAGACCCATGACCCAGGAAACCGGCGGCTTCGCCGCTTTTAATCTCAATCCGAACATTCTTGCAGCCGTCATTGCGACCGGCTACGAAGAACCTTCGGCTATTCAGCAGCAATCGATCCCGATCATCATGGCCGGCCACGACATGATTGGTCAGGCGCAAACCGGTACGGGTAAAACCGCCGCGTTCGCCCTGCCTATCCTGCATCGCATCGATCCTGCCAAGCGCGAGCCGCAAGCCCTGATCCTGGCGCCAACCCGTGAGTTGGCGCTGCAAGTAGCCACCGCTTTCGAAACCTACGCCAAGCAAATGCCCGGCGTTACCGTTGTGGCCGTTTACGGCGGCGCCCCGATGGGCCCACAACTGAAAGCCATCCGTAACGGCGCACAGATCGTTGTCGCCACTCCGGGTCGTCTGTGCGACCACCTGCGTCGTGACGAGAAAGTCCTGGCTACCGTGAACCACCTGGTTCTCGACGAAGCCGACGAAATGCTCAAGCTCGGCTTCATGGATGACCTGGAAGTCATCTTCAAGGCCCTGCCAGCCACCCGTCAGACTGTATTGTTCTCGGCCACCCTGCCGCAGTCGATCCGAGCCATTGCCGAACGCCACCTGCGCGATCCGCAACACGTGAAGATCCAGACCAAGACCCAGACCGTCACCGCGATCGAGCAGGCTCACCTGCTGGTTCACGCTGACCAGAAGACCTCGGCTGTATTGAGCCTGCTGGAAGTCGAGGATTTCGACGCCCTGATCATGTTCGTGCGCACCAAGCAAGCGACCCTGGACCTGGCCAGTGCCCTGGAAGCCAAAGGCTACAAGGCCGCTGCGCTGAACGGTGACATTGCTCAGAACCAACGTGAGCGCGTCATCGAATCCCTCAAGGATGGCCGCCTGGACATCGTTGTGGCAACCGACGTCGCCGCCCGTGGCCTGGACGTTCCGCGCATCACCCACGTATTCAACGTGGACATGCCGTACGATCCAGAATCCTACGTTCACCGTATCGGCCGTACTGGCCGTGCCGGTCGCGAAGGTCGTGCCCTGCTGCTGGTCACCCCGCGTGAGCGCCGCATGCTGCAAGTGATCGAGCGTGTGACGGGTCAGAAGGTGGCTGAAGTTCGCCTGCCGGACGCCCAGGCCGTTCTCGATGCCCGCATCAAGAAACTGACCAACAGCTTGTCGCCGCTGGTGGCTGACGCCGAATCGACCCACGGTGATCTGCTGGATCGCCTGACCGCCGACATCGGTTGCACCCCGCGTGCCCTGGCCGCTGCTCTGCTGCGCAAGGCCACCAATGGCCAGGCGCTGACCTTGGCTGCGATCGAGAAGGAACGTCCACTCGTGCCGAACAGCGCACCACGTGGTGACCGTCCTGAGCGTACCGGTGATCGTCCGGACCGTGGTGATCGCGAGCGTCGTGCGCCGATCCCGCTGGCCGAAGGCCGTGCTCGCTGCCGTACCGCGCTGGGTGCCCGTGACGGCATCGCCGCCAAGAACCTGCTGGGGGCCATCCTCAACGAAGGCGGCCTGGCGCGTGAAGCCATCGGTCGCATCCAGGTGCGTGACAGCTTCAGCCTGGTGGAACTGCCGGAAGATGGTCTGGAGAAGTTGCTGACCAAGCTGAAGGACACCCGCGTAGCCGGCAAGCAGCTCAAGCTGCGTCGCTATCGCGAAGATTGATCGGCCTCGGGCTGATTGATCGAACATAAAAAATCCCCGACTGGTTCGGGGATTTTTTTTGCCTGTTGGTGAGTGTTCCGTCAGGTTGGCCGGGGTTGTCCCATTCGCGAGCAAGCCCGCTCCCACATTGGCCTATGGCGTCCACTGATGCTGTGTTCACCGCAATCCCCTGTGGGAGCGAGCTTGCTCGCGATTGGAGCGACTCGGTCCATCGGTCAATCGAACCGATAAATGTCCATCCCCAGCGTCCCCATCGAGAACCCCGTATGGGCAACACTGAATGTCCCACCGGCACCCCGGGCAAAATACAGCGGCAACAGGTGTTCGTCGCTGGGGTGGGCGCGCACGGCGTTCGGCGCCTGGTGACGGTAATCATGCAGGGCAGCTTCATCGTTGGCCGCCAGCTTCTCAACGATCCAGTCGCGAAAGGCCTTGGCCCAGGGCTCGATGCTTTCAGGTCCGGCGTTCCAGTCCAGGTCGCGCAGGTTATGGGTGATGCTGCCAGAGCCAATCAGCAAGACTCCTTGATGGCGCAGGCTCGCCAGGGCCTGGCCAACCTGCGTCTGCAACACGGGTCCCTGGCGGCTGGGCAAGGAGACCTGCACCACCGGGATGTCCGCCTCGGGGTACATCAAGGACAGCGGTACCCAGACGCCGTGATCGGAGGGTCGTTGATTGTCGAGGCGTGCCGGCAGGTGTGCGGCATTGAGCATGCCTGCTACTTGCGCGGCCAGCTGCGGATCGCCCGGCGCGGGGTACTGCACCTCATACAGTGCCGGCGGAAAGCCGCCGAAATCGTGCCAGGTGCGTGGCTGCGGATTGGCGCTGACCACCAGTTCATTGCTTTCCCAGTGGGCGGACACGATGACGATGGCTTTGGGCCGGGGCAGTTGGGCGGCGAGACTGGCCAGTGCCGGGCCACTGTCGCCGGGTTCCAGGGCCAGCATCGGTGAGCCATGGGAGATAAACAGGCTGGGCAGCATGAACGGACTCCTGAGCGTTAAGATGGTGTCATCTTCCGCCAGGTCAATGATCTAAATCTAATATAAGTTTTAGCCCGTTTTGATCGATTTTTTGGAGCGAATCATGGAGCCGGAGTTTTGGCATAAGCGGTGGTCATCGAATCAGATCGGCTTTCACTTGCCGGAAGTGAACCCCTATCTGCAACGTTTCTGGCCGCAACTGGGATTGGCGCAGGGCAGTCGAGTACTGGTGCCCCTGTGCGGGAAAACCCTGGATCTGTTGTGGCTCGCCCATCAGGGGTATTCGGTGCTGGGCGTGGAGCTGTCGGAAAAAGCCACTGTCGATTTTTTCCTCGAGCATCAGCTTGAGCCTAGCGTGGATGAAGAGGGCGCTTTCAAGGTGTTCCGTGCCGGTAATATTGAGATCCGCTGCGGTGATTTCTTTGCCTTGGGTGCGCAGGAGGTGGCCGGTTGCACTGCGTTGTACGACCGTGCGGCATTGATCGCCTTGCCTGTGTCGATGCGGGAACGGTATGCGGCCCATCTGCAGAACATCCTGCCGGAGTGCGTGGGGCTGTTGATTACCCTGGATTACGATCAGGCACAAATGCCCGGGCCACCGTTTTCCGTCGGGGATGACGAAGTGCAGCGGCTGCTGGGAGACGCCTGGCGGCTGGAGGTCTTGCAGGAGCAGGATGTGCTGGGTGAAAGCTGGAAGTTCTTGCAGGCTGGCGTGACGCGGCTGGATGAGCGGGCGTATCGGATTTCCAAGGGGTAAAGGGGACTAGCACTTTACTGAGGGGGACGTGTGTCAAAATCTAAGGCAAAGCAAGAGCGGGGGTAGATCCAGCATCTATGTGGCTGATCCATCGCCATCGCGAGCAAGCTCGCTCCCACAGGAGGAACGCGTTCATCCCGAACCAGGTCGGCTATAAGGCCGCCTCGCTTCGGCTTTTGATCTTAGGCGCCCCGTTAAACCACGCTGGCCGAACGCAGGCATTGCGTAGTGGGCAACCCGGCATGGATGCCGGGTTAGCCGCGCTGGGCCATGGATGGGCCTTCGCGGCGGCCCACGGAGCAATGCCTGCGTTCGGGCATGCCGAGCCTAGGCGAGGCACCGAGTGGTGGGGCATGAGCGTTTTGCTTACTTTTCGCCGGGCCGCGCAGGCTTCTCAAAAGTGAGCCGCTGTAAGAGCGGAACCGCCAGCAGCCGTTACCGAAGAAACGGATATACACACGAACTATAACCATAAAGACGTGCCCCCTCCAAAAAAACGGCGCTTCCCCCCTCAGGAAGAAGCACCGTTTTTTCTTAGAGTGAACCGCTTTGCTGCAGGTCTAAAAAGCCTGAACGATTAGCCGCGACGACGCAGTGCGTCGATACGCTCTTCCAGCGGCGGGTGGCTCATGAACATGCGCGCCAGGCCCTGTTTGATGCCGCCGTTGATGCCAAAGGCGTTCAGGGTGTCGGGCATGTGGACGGGCAAGCCTTGCTCGGCGCGAAGGCGTTGCAGCGCGCCGATCATGGCGCTGGTGCCCGCCAGGCGTGCACCGGCGTCGTCGGCGCGGAACTCGCGTTTGCGCGAGAACCACATGACGATGGCGCTGGCGAGGATGCCCAGTACCAGCTCGGCAAAGATGGTTGCCACGTAGTAGGCGATACCCTGGCCTTCTTCATTCTTGAAGATCACCTTGTCAACGAAATTGCCGATGATGCGGGCAAAGAACATCACGAAGGTGTTCACCACGCCCTGGATCAACGCCAGGGTCACCATATCGCCGTTGGCGACGTGGCCGATCTCGTGGGCCAGCACGGCCTTGACTTCGTCGGGTGAAAACCGCTCGAGCAGACCCTGGCTGACCGCGACCAGTGCGTCGTTCTTGTTCCAGCCGGTGGCGAAGGCGTTGGCCTCGTAGGCCGGGAAAATCCCGACTTCCGGCATTTTGATACCGGCTTCGCGAGACAACTGCTCGACGGTTTGCAGCAGCCATTGTTCATGGCGAGTGCGCGGCTGGCTGATGATCTGGGTGCTGGTGCTCATCTTCGCCATCCACTTGGAGATGAACAGCGAGAACAGGGAACCGGCGAAACCGAACACCGCACAGAAGATCAGCAGCTGATTGAGGTTGAGGTCAACCCCATTGGCCGCCATGAACCCGTTGAAGCCAAAAAGGCTCAGGGTGATGCTGGCAATCAGCACGACCGCCAGGTTAGTGGCCAAAAACAGCAGGATGCGCATCATGGTTGTAGAAATCTCCTCATGCTAAAAATGTAGCGTCATGCGGGGTATATAAGGTGCTGCCGCAGGCTATTCAACTCACTGACTATTTCAAACTGTGTCCTACAGGCGTCCTAAATGATTGAAAGACTTTTCTGAAAGTGACCGCGAAAAAGAAATGTGCTGCCTGTACCCCGTGAACGTTGAGCCCGGGTGTCCGTCGGCTGGTCAGCCCCTAGTGTAGAAGGCCGGCCGAAACCAGTGGCATGGATATGTTGCTGAATCAAACAGCGTGCGAGGCGAGGACTCCTCGCACGCTGTGAGGCTTATTGGCGGTAGGACTTGAGGAAGTTGCCGATCCGACCGATGGCCTGGTCGAGGTCATCGACCCGCGGCAGGGTCACAACGCGGAAGTGATCCGGCCACGGCCAGTTGAACGCCGTGCCCTGGACCACCAGCAGCTTCTCGGACAGCAGCAGGTCGAGTACGAATTTTTCATCGTTGTGGATCGGGCAAACCTTGGGGTCGATACGCGGGAAGGCATACAGCGCGCCCATCGGTTTGACGCAACTGACGCCGGGAATGTCGTTGAGCAGTTCCCAGGTACGGTTGCGTTGTTCCAGCAGGCGGCCCTGGGGCAGGACCAGGTCGTTGATGCTCTGGTAGCCGCCCAGCGCCGTCTGGATCGCGTGTTGGCTCGGGACGTTGGCACACAGGCGCATGTTGGCCAGCATGTCGATGCCTTCGATATAGCTCTGGGCGTGGTGCTTGGGCCCGGTAATGACGATCCAGCCGGAGCGGAAACCGGCGACCCGATAGGATTTGGACAGGCCATTGAAAGTCAGGCACAGCAGGTCCGGCGCCAGGGAGGCGGTGCAGATGTGCACGGCATCGTCGTAGAGGATCTTGTCGTAGATCTCGTCGGAAAACACCACCAGGTTGTGCTGGCGGGCCAGTTCCAGCATGCCCAGCAGCACTTCCCTGGAGTACACCGCGCCGGTCGGGTTGTTCGGGTTGATGATCACCAGCGCCTTGGTATTGGGCGTGATCTTGGCCTTGATATCCGCCAGGTCGGGGAACCAGTTGGCCTGCTCGTCGCACAGGTAATGCACGGGGTTGCCGCCGGACAGGCTGACGGCGGCGGTCCACAATGGGTAGTCCGGCGCCGGCACCAGCACTTCATCGCCGTTGTTGAGCAGGGCCTGCATCGACATCACGATCAGCTCGGAGACGCCGTTACCCAGGTAGATGTCTTCGATGCCGACACCTTCGACCTGCTTCTGCTGGTAGTACTGCATCACGGCCTTGCGGGCGCTGAACAGGCCCTTGGAGTCGCTGTAGCCCTGGGCGGTTGGCAGGTTGCGGATGACGTCCTGGAGAATTTCATCGGGCGCTTCGAAACCAAAGGGTGCCGGGTTGCCGATGTTCAGCTTGAGGATGCGATGGCCTTCCTCTTCCAGGCGTTTGGCGTGCTTGAGCACCGGGCCGCGAATGTCGTAGCAGACGTTGGCGAGCTTGTTCGATTTGCTGACCTGCATGGCGATGTGTTCCCGAAAATGAACGATCCAGGCGGCGTATGAACTACCGTACTGGGGATCCTGCGTCTGTGCCCAGGCCTGACGCGGTACATGCGTGACAATCCGTTTGAATGCGCATGACGTGACTGCCAGACTGGCGCCTGACGAGGCGCAATCATACGTGCCGCCCGATCTGCTTAAAAGCGTCGGATCGGGCTTTTTCAATTGCCGAGGTAGGACGATGGAAAAGTTGGAAAAAACCCTTGAAGAATGGCGCGCCATGCTCGACCCGGAACAGTACAACGTCTGTCGGTTGAAGGGCACCGAACGGCCTTTCTCCGGTAAATACAACGCCACCAAGACCGACGGTGTGTACCACTGCATCTGCTGCAACGAACCGCTGTTCGATTCGCAGACCAAATTCGATTCCGGCTGTGGCTGGCCGAGTTTCTATGCGCCGCTCGAAGGCAGCGCGGTGGTGGAGGTGCGGGATGTCAGCCACGGCATGATCCGCACCGAAGTGGTCTGCGCCAAATGCGACGCCCACCTGGGCCACGTCTTCCCCGATGGCCCGCCACCCACGGGCCTGCGTTACTGCATCAACTCGGTGTGCCTGGATCTGGTGCCCCGCTAGGTACTGTTTGGATCGGGAACAGGCTCACCTGTGGCGAGGGAGCTTGCTCCCGCTGGGCGGCGCAGCCGCCCCCAATAAGGGTTGACGCGGTCTTCCAGGGCAATCGCGTCAGCCCGGTTTACGACGGCTGCGCCGCCGAGCGGGAGCAAGCTCCCTCGCCACATGAGCGCCTGCATTGTTCCTTCTGCATGAATAAGACTCCAATAATTAAATTGCACACAATTGAATCGCTCGCTATCGTTGCCGCCTGTCCCATACCTTCGGAGCCTTGCCATGAGCGACAACCTGCTGAGCATCCCGTGCACCACCATCAAGGGTGAGCAAAAGACCCTCGCCGATTTCGCTGGCAAGGCGGTGCTCGTGGTCAATACCGCCAGCCAGTGCGGGTTCACCCCGCAATACAAGGGCCTTGAGGCGCTGTGGCAGACCTATAAGGACCAAGGTCTGGTGGTGCTGGGCTTTCCCTGCAATCAGTTCGGCAAGCAGGAGCCGGGCAATGAAGGGGCGATCACCGAGTTCTGCGAACTGAACTTCGGCGTGAGCTTTCCGCTGTTCAAGAAAATCGAAGTCAACGGCGCCAACGCCCATCCGCTGTTCGTCCAGCTTAAACAGCGTGCACCCGGCGTGCTGGGGTCCAAAGGGATCAAGTGGAATTTCACCAAGTTCCTGATCGGCAAGGACGGCCAGGTGGTCAAGCGTTTTGCCCCAACCACCAAACCCCAGGACCTGACCGGCGAGATTGAAGCGCTGCTCAAATGAATGACCTGTCAGTCGATTCGCTGAAGCTCGACAGCCAGCTGTGCTTCAAGCTGTACGCCGCGTCCCGGGCGGTGATCCGTGGCTACAAGCCGATGTTGGATCAGCTCGGCCTGACCTACCCGCAATACCTGGCGATGCTGGTGCTGTGGGAGTGGCAGGAGACCGCGCCGGAACAACCCACGGTCAAGGCCCTGGGCGAACGGCTGCTGCTGGATTCGGGCACTCTGACGCCGCTGCTCAAGCGCCTGGAACAACTGGACCTGGTCCAGCGCCAGCGTTCGGCCCGCGACGAGCGGGAGGTGCACTTGAGTCTGTCGGCGACAGGTCGGGCTTTGCGTGAGCAGGTCGGCCCGCTCAAGGCCCGCCTGTTGTGCGACAGCGGGATTGACCTGGACCGCCTGGCGAGTTTGCGCGACGGTCTCGATCATCTGCTGGGGCAGATCAAAGCGCTGACGTAGTGGGTACCCACTGATCCAGCAGCGCTGCCAGCTCTTCGCGGCGGAACGGCTTGGACAAGTAATCGCTCATGCCGGCGACCCGGCAGCGCTCGCGCTCCTCGGGCATGGCGTTGGCCGTCAGCGCGACAATCGGCAGATCCGGCCAGCGCCCGCTTCGGCGGATCTGCCGGCTGGCTTCGTACCCGTCCATCACCGGCATGTTGCAGTCCATCAGCACCAGGTCGAAAACCTGTTGTTCAAGTTGATCCAGGGCCTCGGCGCCATGGCCCGCGACGATGACTTCGCAGCCCAGCTTGACCAGCATGCCCTTGGCCACCAGTTGGTTGACCGGATTATCCTCCACCAGCAACACCCGCCCGCGCTTGGACGGCGCCCGGGTTTCGATCTGCGCATCATTAATGGTGGTTGCCTCGCTTTGCAGGGCGCGTCGCAGGATCTGGTACAGCGCATGGCGTGCCAGCGGCCGAGCCTGCTGTAACAGGGGCGCGAGGGCAGCGGCCTCTTCGCTGGGCATGAAGCTGCCATAGGCGGTCACCAGCAGGATCGGAGCGTCGAAGGTTGGTCGCAGGGTGAATAGGCATTCCGGGCAATCAGTGATCAGAATATCCGGCTTGAGCCCCAGCAGCCTGTCATCCACGGAGCGCCTCACGTAGTCGAGCCCCCAGCCCGGTAGCAACATTTCCAGCAACTCGGCCAGGCCGCTGCTGGCGGAGGTAATGGCGACGACGTTGCCGCGCAGGAGTTCGACAGGCGCCGCAGGGGTATGGCAGGGCAGGGGCAGGTCGGCGCAGAACTGGCTGCCGAAGCCGGCTTCGGAACTGATGGTCAATCGACCCTGCATGGCTTCGCAGAGGTTGTAGGTCAGCGCCAGGCCCAGCCCGGTGCCACCAAACTGGCGGGTAATACCCGCGCCTGCCTGGGTGAACGGCTGCAAAATTCTCGCTTGGGCCTCTTGGGGGATGCCAATGCCCGTGTCGCAGACCTCGATCCGTACACCGCCGTCGTAGTGGCTCAATTTCACATCGACCCGGCCGAAGCGCGTGAACTTCAGTGCGTTGGACAGCAGGTTGCTGACGATCTGCCGCACCCGGGTCGGGTCGCCAAGGATCTGCGCCGGGAACTGCGGGTCGATCAGGCAGGCGAGCTCGACGCTGGGGGCGGCGTTCTGGGACAGCAGGTTGGCGGTATCCTCGACGAGGGAGCCGAGGTCGAACGGGATGCGCTCGAGTTCCAATTGACCGGCGTCGAATTTCGACAGGTCGAGAATGTCGTTGAGCAACTCGACCAGGACCTTGCCCGAGTCATGGGCAATCGACAGCTGCTGTTGTTGCTCGGCCGTCAGGGGACCGTCCAGGGACAGCGCGATCATCCCCAGCAGGCCGTTGAGTGGCGTGCGGATCTCATGGCTCATGTTGGCCAGGAAGGCAGAGCGGGCTTCGGCCATGTCCAGCGCCGTGCGCCGGGCAACCTCCAGCTCTTCGTTGGATTGGCTGAGGCGGGCGTTGATGGCCTTGAGTTCGGCAGTGCGTGCCGAGACGATGTTTTCCAGTTGCGCCAGGTATTCGGTGAGACGGTTTTCGGCCGTGCGCCGCTGCTGGATTTCGGTGGAGATATTGTCGAACTGTTGGTTGGCGACCGACACCAGTACACCGATTTCATCGGACTGGTGGCCGGCAGGGCATTCCAGGCGGTTCTGTTCGTGGTTGCTCGGGTCGCGACTGCTCAGCTCGCGAATGACCCGGACCAGGGGCTTGGTCAGCATCACATAGAACAACGCCAGCAGCAGGCCGGTCAGGATCAGGCTGCGGGCAAAACCGTTGAGCAGCGTGACTTCGGCGCGGCGCAGGAAGCGGCTGCCGAACGCGTAGGTGTCGACGTCCAGCCGCAGCATGCCCAGGGATTCGCCGGGCAGGTGATCCAGGTAGAGTCGGTCTTCGAATTGGCGCTGGGCGCCGAACAGGAAGTCGCTGATGAACCGGTAACTGCTTTGCAACTCTGGCCGTTTGACGCTGGCCAGCACGGTATTGTTATTGTCGATCAGCTCGGCACCGATGATGGCCGGTGAACGCAACAGGCCCATGGACAGCTCCTGGGCGAGTTCGGAGTCGATGTTGTAGGCGATGCGCGAGGCCGGGT is a window from the Pseudomonas brassicacearum genome containing:
- a CDS encoding MarR family winged helix-turn-helix transcriptional regulator gives rise to the protein MNDLSVDSLKLDSQLCFKLYAASRAVIRGYKPMLDQLGLTYPQYLAMLVLWEWQETAPEQPTVKALGERLLLDSGTLTPLLKRLEQLDLVQRQRSARDEREVHLSLSATGRALREQVGPLKARLLCDSGIDLDRLASLRDGLDHLLGQIKALT
- a CDS encoding hybrid sensor histidine kinase/response regulator, with protein sequence MDIRFTQRLSYKQARLTVLVGFVLGTLLSLMQIGIDYASEDASINREILSLLEISHNPASRIAYNIDSELAQELSMGLLRSPAIIGAELIDNNNTVLASVKRPELQSSYRFISDFLFGAQRQFEDRLYLDHLPGESLGMLRLDVDTYAFGSRFLRRAEVTLLNGFARSLILTGLLLALFYVMLTKPLVRVIRELSSRDPSNHEQNRLECPAGHQSDEIGVLVSVANQQFDNISTEIQQRRTAENRLTEYLAQLENIVSARTAELKAINARLSQSNEELEVARRTALDMAEARSAFLANMSHEIRTPLNGLLGMIALSLDGPLTAEQQQQLSIAHDSGKVLVELLNDILDLSKFDAGQLELERIPFDLGSLVEDTANLLSQNAAPSVELACLIDPQFPAQILGDPTRVRQIVSNLLSNALKFTRFGRVDVKLSHYDGGVRIEVCDTGIGIPQEAQARILQPFTQAGAGITRQFGGTGLGLALTYNLCEAMQGRLTISSEAGFGSQFCADLPLPCHTPAAPVELLRGNVVAITSASSGLAELLEMLLPGWGLDYVRRSVDDRLLGLKPDILITDCPECLFTLRPTFDAPILLVTAYGSFMPSEEAAALAPLLQQARPLARHALYQILRRALQSEATTINDAQIETRAPSKRGRVLLVEDNPVNQLVAKGMLVKLGCEVIVAGHGAEALDQLEQQVFDLVLMDCNMPVMDGYEASRQIRRSGRWPDLPIVALTANAMPEERERCRVAGMSDYLSKPFRREELAALLDQWVPTTSAL